Proteins encoded by one window of Paenibacillus urinalis:
- a CDS encoding YIP1 family protein: MKFNCGLRVWLSVLTVALILAAVQVPYTAWADVTYGTFTKDSYGHQMDTQPAYTPFRMIGKDLAAPDPDHPGQYVASPMQKPSDVYISASDEIYVADTGNNRIVKFDKDGNFQRYYELAEDPLNAPQGVFVDDQGDLLIADTGNKRVVRLSSSGQLLKEYKRPESGNVPEELKFDPIKVAADKRGYMYIVTMGGYYGLVQLNPDGEFQRFYGANSAPFSFIDSLKRALYTREMYENETSKIPPAVNNLAIDDGGFIYTVTNGAAVEAEQIKKLNFQGENILAQYNKFGTAKQSFGEYNWYDIRYVDGITTPPQLVDVAVDPEGNFTVVDSYYTYLSQYDANGNLLFYFGGPSSAASSQLGLIKTPVAIDMNSKGEIYVLDSQESMLQAYRLSEFGAMVHEANRLTQEGRYLDSEEPWKEVLRLNEQYLPAILGLAQVAYKKGDYEEAARLFKAAGNDTGYSESFWQIRLQWFQARFSFFATLLVVAAVLIFFVNRLARGRTPRMIEGFSDRMDNRYVLFSQIKQAFVILRHPIDGFTALRFENKGGYVSACILLVLTGGALLLSEQMTSFAFNPVPPSSITVTSVLLPFLGLWCGWVVSNYLISSIYRGEGRFKDVFVGSAYALTPFILIGVPLAALSNVMTHAEGAIYDYLRLGMYIWLVFLFIWMVQSLHNYTVGETLLNIIMSLFALIVLAVLIFLVIGLTNELLIFIHEVYQEVLLR, encoded by the coding sequence ATGAAGTTTAACTGTGGATTACGTGTATGGCTGTCTGTCCTTACTGTGGCACTGATTCTGGCTGCGGTGCAGGTTCCATATACAGCATGGGCCGATGTAACCTACGGCACGTTTACAAAAGACAGCTATGGACATCAGATGGATACCCAGCCGGCATACACCCCTTTCAGAATGATAGGCAAGGATCTCGCGGCACCCGATCCAGACCATCCGGGACAATACGTGGCTTCACCGATGCAGAAGCCTTCGGATGTTTATATCAGTGCGTCTGATGAAATTTATGTGGCAGATACGGGTAACAATCGGATTGTGAAATTTGATAAAGACGGAAATTTTCAAAGGTATTATGAGCTGGCAGAGGATCCGCTGAATGCGCCTCAAGGTGTATTTGTAGATGATCAGGGGGATCTTCTCATCGCGGATACGGGAAATAAGCGCGTGGTTCGATTGTCATCTTCAGGCCAGCTGCTGAAAGAATACAAGCGTCCTGAGTCCGGCAATGTACCGGAGGAGCTGAAATTTGATCCTATCAAGGTGGCAGCAGACAAGCGAGGATACATGTATATTGTCACGATGGGCGGATATTACGGGCTGGTGCAGCTTAACCCGGATGGGGAATTTCAAAGATTTTATGGAGCCAATTCAGCCCCCTTTTCTTTCATAGATTCCTTAAAAAGAGCTCTTTACACACGGGAAATGTATGAAAATGAAACGAGCAAAATTCCTCCAGCTGTGAACAATCTTGCAATCGATGACGGAGGATTCATCTATACCGTAACGAACGGTGCTGCGGTTGAAGCCGAGCAGATTAAGAAGCTGAATTTTCAGGGTGAGAATATTCTTGCTCAGTACAATAAATTCGGGACAGCGAAGCAGAGCTTCGGGGAGTATAACTGGTACGACATTCGTTATGTTGACGGTATTACGACCCCTCCCCAGCTTGTCGATGTCGCAGTCGATCCGGAGGGGAATTTTACAGTCGTTGATTCCTATTACACCTATTTGAGCCAGTATGATGCGAACGGGAATCTGCTCTTTTACTTCGGCGGACCTTCATCCGCTGCTTCATCCCAGCTTGGTTTAATTAAGACACCTGTGGCAATTGATATGAATTCCAAAGGTGAAATATATGTGCTCGACAGTCAGGAAAGCATGCTGCAAGCCTATCGTCTGTCGGAGTTCGGGGCAATGGTGCATGAAGCAAACCGCTTAACCCAGGAGGGCAGATATCTGGATAGTGAAGAGCCCTGGAAGGAAGTCCTGCGTTTGAATGAACAATATTTGCCGGCCATTCTAGGTCTGGCTCAGGTCGCATACAAGAAGGGGGACTACGAGGAGGCCGCGAGGCTGTTCAAAGCTGCGGGGAACGACACAGGGTATTCAGAGTCCTTCTGGCAGATACGGCTGCAGTGGTTCCAGGCCCGATTCTCCTTCTTTGCTACCCTGCTCGTCGTTGCAGCGGTTCTCATATTCTTTGTCAATCGACTGGCTAGAGGAAGAACACCACGGATGATCGAAGGCTTCTCAGACCGAATGGATAACAGGTATGTGTTGTTCTCACAAATAAAACAGGCTTTTGTCATTCTAAGACATCCCATCGACGGGTTTACGGCTTTGAGGTTTGAGAATAAAGGCGGGTATGTAAGTGCGTGTATTCTGCTGGTACTGACGGGCGGTGCGCTCCTATTGTCTGAACAGATGACGAGCTTTGCGTTTAATCCGGTTCCGCCCTCTTCGATTACAGTAACTTCGGTACTGCTCCCGTTCCTGGGGCTGTGGTGCGGCTGGGTAGTAAGTAATTATCTGATCAGCTCCATTTACAGGGGAGAAGGGCGCTTCAAGGATGTGTTTGTCGGCAGTGCCTATGCACTAACTCCATTTATTCTCATTGGTGTACCGCTGGCTGCCTTATCCAATGTCATGACACACGCAGAAGGTGCAATTTACGATTATCTTCGGCTCGGAATGTACATCTGGCTCGTATTTCTGTTCATTTGGATGGTACAGTCCTTACACAATTACACCGTAGGGGAAACCTTACTGAATATAATAATGAGCCTATTTGCGCTCATCGTACTCGCAGTCTTGATCTTTCTTGTCATTGGTCTTACGAACGAGCTGCTCATATTTATCCACGAAGTCTATCAGGAGGTGCTGTTAAGATGA
- a CDS encoding carbohydrate ABC transporter permease has translation MDHAAKDGSKKSAKRPAMNRKSWLRRMDRTQLILTLLLGIFAVLMLVPIIYIINHALKPYSELFIFPPNIFVRQPTLSNFTELFVMTRDAVIPASRYLFNSIVVGVIGTGSVVIVSALCAYPLSKHKFPGHKLLFSIIVVSLMFVQEAINIPRYVVVANLGIMNTYWAHILPHIASTVGVFLMKQFMDQVPNELIEAGKMDGAREFTIFARIIIPITLPACATVAILSFQSIWSDVSTSTLFMQDDAMKTFPFFLSTLTQNLANSVARQTAAAAAALIMFLPTLIMFLFFQRKVIATMSHSGIK, from the coding sequence ATGGACCATGCCGCAAAGGATGGATCGAAGAAGTCAGCTAAACGGCCTGCCATGAACCGCAAATCCTGGCTTCGGCGTATGGACAGGACGCAGCTGATCTTGACGCTTCTGCTCGGTATATTCGCTGTGTTGATGCTGGTACCGATCATTTACATCATAAACCATGCGCTGAAGCCGTACTCGGAGCTGTTTATTTTCCCTCCGAATATTTTTGTCCGGCAGCCGACCTTGAGTAACTTTACCGAGCTGTTCGTGATGACCCGGGATGCCGTTATTCCTGCTTCTCGATATTTGTTTAACAGCATCGTTGTGGGTGTCATCGGAACAGGCAGCGTCGTTATTGTAAGCGCTCTCTGCGCTTATCCGCTCTCGAAGCACAAATTTCCGGGCCACAAGCTGTTGTTCTCGATTATCGTTGTGTCCCTGATGTTTGTGCAGGAGGCCATTAATATTCCCAGATATGTGGTTGTCGCAAATCTCGGTATTATGAACACGTATTGGGCACACATCCTGCCTCATATTGCGAGCACTGTAGGTGTATTTCTGATGAAGCAGTTTATGGATCAGGTTCCGAATGAGCTGATTGAAGCAGGTAAAATGGACGGTGCCAGAGAGTTCACCATCTTCGCGAGAATTATTATTCCGATTACGCTACCAGCCTGTGCCACCGTCGCCATCCTCTCCTTCCAGTCCATCTGGAGCGATGTATCTACATCAACACTATTTATGCAGGACGATGCGATGAAGACATTTCCGTTCTTTCTGTCGACGCTTACCCAGAACCTTGCCAACTCGGTTGCCAGACAGACGGCAGCGGCAGCAGCTGCACTCATCATGTTCTTGCCTACACTGATTATGTTTCTATTCTTCCAGCGCAAGGTGATTGCCACGATGTCGCACTCCGGCATCAAGTAG
- a CDS encoding extracellular solute-binding protein, whose translation MKHIRYISLILLLGVMLFAGTFPYASSSVTRPASAAATDALQGLEEEGETPVNPIIESAFEPYYMDVSRTWEEAGVPSARESILVPGTRLSGQSEGASVSTGSYAGKEDVLIWNNNRTEWIEYDIEVPAEGMYEMALTYHALIDEDAVYQSYRPTTMAVSFDGEYVFNEARAIEFARIFRDELPFKTDEKGNHIRPRPIEQNQWMRQSFQDAEGTSSLPLKWKLTEGKHTLRLQSFAPIVIDQIELVPPTTIPPYEEFRMTLPENNGNTSGSEVIVIEAENMQAKNDVAIQVMTDQDPLMSPDADNKLIFNAIGGTRWQNGGGAITWSFTIPDSGRYNLGIRAYQGYQSSKKVYRKIMIDGQVPFEELLAYPINYSTSWQGVVIGPSAEEPYEIYLEKGEHTLTLAATYAPYNPVLNEQEQVLALIRDLSENINTITGGVEDTARTWRIKENFPELITRTEEIKQKLERMAAMLLEVNGEADANSQSLSTAITDIEDILRYPNDIPYKLEDLSLISSRVASITASLTAAPMALDKLYIAPAGTAFPRMEANWGEKTLRNTSSFFHSFSSDNRLSSSEDEVLNIWVNYGRDYVNLIQEMADQYFTPETGIEVQVDLLPDENLLVMANAAGKSPDIALGMTEGRPIELAIRGAVEDLSDYPGFDDLFEQYSPGSTLPYYFADGYYALPETQRFQVLYYRKDILQKLGLGVPDTWEDVIEMLPTLQQNGYNFHIPYNDYMTFLYQYGAEFYTADGMKTALDSPEAFTGFKLMTDLFTVYGIEQQVPSFYQHFRDGDMPIGIADFNFYLQMRVAAPELDGWWGMAPLPGTVSERGEVERWTGGNQTAAAIFSNSDLKEEAWQFLQWWLSSETQQRFGNDLEGFYGVAFRWNTANLEAFTGLPWNEEELAVMLEQWRWYKDMANIPGSYFIPREVMNAWNRTVLSGQNYRDALEEGILGMDREIWRKAREFDFIDDQGSIVDTYDPPQVTEPWKGVDRYVNP comes from the coding sequence ATGAAGCATATCCGCTATATTTCCCTTATTCTTCTGCTTGGAGTCATGCTGTTTGCGGGCACCTTTCCGTACGCAAGCTCTTCTGTCACTCGGCCTGCCTCCGCTGCTGCTACCGATGCCTTGCAAGGTTTGGAGGAAGAAGGAGAGACTCCTGTTAATCCCATAATTGAAAGCGCATTCGAACCCTATTATATGGACGTTTCTCGTACATGGGAGGAAGCAGGAGTTCCGTCTGCCCGTGAGTCCATTCTTGTACCCGGCACAAGACTCTCAGGTCAATCCGAAGGGGCTAGTGTATCTACAGGCTCTTACGCAGGCAAGGAGGATGTGCTGATCTGGAACAATAACCGGACAGAATGGATCGAGTATGACATTGAAGTTCCTGCCGAGGGAATGTATGAAATGGCACTGACTTATCACGCCTTGATTGATGAGGACGCTGTTTATCAGAGCTACCGGCCGACAACGATGGCCGTATCCTTTGACGGTGAATATGTGTTCAATGAGGCAAGGGCGATTGAATTTGCAAGAATATTCAGGGATGAGCTCCCTTTCAAGACGGATGAGAAGGGAAATCATATCAGACCAAGGCCGATTGAACAGAATCAGTGGATGAGACAGTCATTTCAGGATGCGGAGGGTACCAGTTCTCTGCCGCTGAAGTGGAAGCTGACCGAAGGCAAACACACGCTGCGTCTTCAATCCTTTGCGCCTATCGTTATCGATCAGATTGAGCTTGTCCCGCCGACAACCATACCTCCTTATGAGGAGTTCCGGATGACCCTGCCGGAGAACAATGGGAATACGAGCGGAAGTGAAGTCATCGTCATCGAGGCCGAGAATATGCAGGCCAAAAATGATGTAGCCATTCAAGTGATGACAGATCAGGACCCGCTTATGTCACCGGATGCCGACAATAAGCTGATTTTTAATGCGATTGGCGGAACACGCTGGCAGAATGGCGGCGGCGCAATAACCTGGAGCTTCACGATACCGGACAGTGGGCGATATAACCTCGGGATCAGAGCCTATCAAGGCTACCAATCGAGCAAAAAGGTGTATCGCAAGATCATGATTGACGGACAGGTGCCCTTCGAAGAGCTGCTGGCTTACCCGATCAATTATTCAACAAGCTGGCAGGGGGTGGTCATCGGTCCATCGGCGGAAGAGCCTTATGAAATATACCTTGAGAAAGGGGAGCATACCCTCACACTAGCTGCAACCTATGCTCCTTACAATCCGGTGCTTAATGAACAGGAACAAGTACTCGCATTGATAAGGGACTTGTCTGAAAATATCAACACGATTACCGGAGGAGTAGAAGATACAGCTCGAACGTGGAGGATCAAAGAGAATTTTCCGGAGCTCATTACAAGGACAGAGGAGATTAAACAGAAGCTGGAGCGCATGGCGGCCATGCTGCTTGAAGTGAATGGCGAAGCCGATGCAAATTCACAATCCTTGTCTACAGCAATAACCGATATAGAGGATATTCTTCGTTATCCAAATGACATACCATACAAGCTGGAGGATCTCAGCCTCATATCTTCCCGGGTTGCCTCCATCACAGCGAGCCTTACGGCTGCACCTATGGCACTCGACAAGTTATATATTGCTCCGGCAGGCACAGCGTTTCCGAGAATGGAAGCGAATTGGGGAGAGAAGACATTAAGAAATACCTCTTCATTCTTTCATTCCTTTAGTTCAGACAACAGGCTGTCGTCCAGTGAGGACGAGGTGCTGAATATATGGGTCAACTATGGTCGTGACTATGTCAATCTGATACAGGAGATGGCGGATCAATATTTTACACCGGAGACAGGCATTGAAGTTCAAGTGGATCTTCTTCCAGATGAAAATCTACTGGTAATGGCGAATGCGGCCGGTAAATCTCCGGATATTGCGCTGGGAATGACGGAAGGTAGGCCGATTGAATTGGCCATTCGCGGGGCAGTAGAGGATTTGTCGGATTATCCGGGGTTTGATGACTTATTCGAGCAGTATTCACCGGGCTCTACACTGCCCTACTATTTTGCTGACGGTTATTATGCACTCCCGGAAACTCAGCGGTTTCAGGTGCTCTATTATCGCAAGGATATTCTACAGAAGCTGGGGCTTGGCGTGCCCGATACATGGGAGGATGTCATCGAGATGCTGCCAACCTTGCAGCAGAACGGATATAACTTTCACATTCCGTATAACGATTATATGACCTTCCTATATCAGTATGGTGCTGAGTTTTATACGGCAGATGGAATGAAGACAGCGCTTGATTCACCGGAGGCGTTTACCGGCTTCAAGCTCATGACCGACCTGTTTACCGTGTACGGGATTGAGCAGCAAGTCCCAAGCTTCTACCAGCATTTCCGTGATGGAGATATGCCGATCGGGATCGCCGATTTCAACTTTTATTTGCAGATGCGTGTAGCGGCACCGGAGCTGGATGGCTGGTGGGGAATGGCGCCGCTGCCGGGAACAGTGAGTGAGCGTGGAGAAGTAGAGCGCTGGACAGGTGGAAATCAGACCGCGGCAGCGATCTTCTCAAACAGCGATCTTAAAGAGGAAGCCTGGCAGTTTCTACAGTGGTGGCTGTCGAGTGAGACGCAGCAGCGATTCGGGAATGATCTGGAAGGATTCTATGGAGTCGCGTTCCGCTGGAATACGGCGAATCTTGAAGCCTTTACAGGACTGCCATGGAACGAGGAAGAGCTTGCCGTCATGCTGGAGCAGTGGCGTTGGTACAAGGATATGGCGAACATACCAGGCTCTTATTTTATCCCGCGTGAAGTCATGAATGCTTGGAACCGAACCGTGCTGAGCGGACAAAATTACCGTGATGCGCTGGAAGAGGGCATTCTTGGCATGGATCGTGAGATTTGGCGTAAAGCACGGGAGTTTGATTTTATCGATGATCAAGGCAGCATAGTCGATACTTACGATCCACCGCAGGTGACAGAGCCTTGGAAGGGAGTGGATAGGTATGTCAACCCATGA
- a CDS encoding ABC transporter ATP-binding protein yields MARILFNHVYKRYGKDQQPVVQDFHLEVADREFIVFVGPSGCGKSTTLRMLAGLEEISEGEIWIDDEMVNQLPPKDRDISMVFQNYALYPNMSVYENIAFGLRLRKMPKHDIDLAVKRAARILEIESYLDRKPKELSGGQRQRVALGRSIVRNPQVFLMDEPLSNLDAKLRVHMRTEIIKLHKQLGVTTIYVTHDQTEAMTMGSRIIVLKDGIIQQVDSPELIYNDPQNMFVAGFIGSPQMNFIEGKIVEADNQLEFQTRRHRLVIPESTAVPLRKRNRVNKYVILGIRPENISIEPIMFETFPHAVFQGTHQFSELMGADRYLYVDIGTDKDLIARVNPREHVEELTEIRLAMDMNKALFFDKTTGERFS; encoded by the coding sequence ATGGCACGAATCCTGTTTAACCATGTGTACAAAAGATATGGCAAAGATCAGCAGCCCGTCGTACAGGATTTTCATCTGGAAGTAGCGGACAGAGAATTCATCGTGTTTGTTGGACCATCGGGATGCGGCAAATCGACGACGCTTCGGATGCTTGCCGGGCTGGAGGAAATCTCAGAGGGCGAGATCTGGATCGATGACGAAATGGTGAATCAGCTGCCGCCAAAAGACAGAGACATCTCCATGGTGTTCCAGAACTATGCACTGTATCCGAACATGTCTGTATATGAGAATATCGCGTTTGGACTGAGGCTTCGCAAAATGCCAAAGCATGATATTGATTTGGCAGTGAAGAGGGCAGCGAGAATTCTCGAGATAGAATCGTATCTTGACCGCAAGCCGAAGGAGCTGTCCGGCGGGCAGCGCCAGCGTGTAGCCCTTGGCCGGTCAATCGTACGCAATCCGCAGGTGTTCCTCATGGATGAGCCGCTGTCCAATCTGGATGCCAAGCTCAGAGTTCATATGCGGACAGAAATTATCAAGCTTCATAAACAGCTCGGAGTGACAACCATATATGTAACCCATGATCAGACAGAAGCGATGACGATGGGCAGCCGAATTATTGTGCTGAAGGATGGCATTATACAGCAGGTGGATTCTCCGGAGCTGATATACAATGATCCGCAGAATATGTTCGTTGCAGGATTTATCGGTTCGCCACAGATGAATTTTATAGAAGGAAAAATTGTAGAAGCGGACAATCAGCTCGAATTTCAGACGCGAAGGCATCGTCTCGTAATTCCCGAGAGCACTGCTGTTCCCTTGAGGAAGCGAAACCGGGTCAATAAGTACGTGATCCTCGGCATCAGGCCGGAAAATATAAGTATAGAACCGATCATGTTCGAGACCTTTCCCCATGCTGTTTTCCAAGGTACCCATCAGTTCAGTGAACTCATGGGTGCCGATCGCTACTTATATGTCGATATTGGAACTGACAAGGATCTGATTGCCAGGGTGAACCCGAGAGAGCATGTGGAAGAGTTGACAGAGATACGGCTGGCGATGGATATGAACAAGGCATTATTTTTCGATAAAACGACGGGTGAAAGGTTCAGCTGA
- a CDS encoding DUF4166 domain-containing protein — protein MDSIYRTALGTDFEKLHPRIQKRFGFNSASGIASIGTGVMDSVWYGRMYTLPFLYIGTWRNIMFPQKGTNVPFTIENYAYLDQFGRETVTWIRTYDFGQQRRRFDATMVYSGQRNRIVDYLGTHQHLAVDIDLTVDAEGGLRLRSGEQRFYEGIIGFRFPMLFSGIADVREWYDDSMDKFRIDVKVTNDTWGPLFGYSGSFDTAYIPIHEDRIPSHVKPVREEKRE, from the coding sequence ATGGATTCCATCTATCGGACAGCATTAGGAACTGATTTTGAGAAGCTCCATCCCCGAATTCAGAAGCGATTTGGGTTTAACAGCGCAAGCGGGATCGCTTCAATCGGGACAGGAGTCATGGATTCGGTATGGTACGGGCGAATGTATACTCTTCCTTTTCTATATATCGGCACCTGGCGGAATATTATGTTTCCTCAGAAGGGGACGAATGTGCCGTTTACGATTGAGAATTATGCTTATCTTGATCAATTCGGAAGAGAGACCGTGACTTGGATCCGGACCTACGATTTTGGCCAGCAGCGACGGAGATTTGATGCGACTATGGTATATAGCGGACAGCGTAATCGAATTGTAGATTACTTAGGCACGCATCAGCATCTGGCAGTGGACATTGACCTGACTGTCGATGCGGAAGGAGGCTTAAGACTGCGCTCTGGTGAGCAGCGTTTTTATGAAGGGATCATCGGATTTCGTTTTCCCATGCTGTTCTCTGGAATAGCAGATGTGAGGGAGTGGTACGATGATTCAATGGATAAATTTCGAATTGATGTGAAGGTTACAAATGATACCTGGGGTCCCTTATTCGGATACAGTGGAAGCTTCGATACTGCCTATATCCCAATCCACGAAGACCGCATTCCTTCCCATGTGAAGCCTGTTCGTGAGGAAAAGCGGGAATAG
- a CDS encoding DoxX-like family protein, translating to MSDHQPIYVETFIHTEMESIWRATQDPAKHEEWDLRFSKIEYIPKEDEDEKQRFRYVTNIGFGLRIEGEGVTTPGKHQDQERMSTLQFSSDQAISLIQSGRGYWRYIQEDQGIRFVTRYDYKTRFYFLGKWFDRMIFRPLMGWATALSFDVLKIWLEKGIPPKVSYRQLLIHAIVTFGLMFTWIYHGLVPKLLSQDAQELALLKGIIGSEANAVLLLQVAGLLEIAVGILCLLFHRRKALYIINIAAMLLLAIGAAISDITVFLAPFNPATLNMAVCLLAWIGGMTLAHLPSAGHCIRKQP from the coding sequence GTGTCTGATCATCAGCCGATTTATGTTGAAACATTCATTCATACAGAGATGGAGTCGATTTGGAGAGCCACACAAGACCCGGCAAAGCATGAGGAATGGGACCTGCGATTTTCCAAGATTGAGTACATTCCAAAAGAGGATGAAGACGAGAAGCAGCGTTTTCGCTACGTCACAAATATCGGATTCGGGCTTCGAATAGAAGGGGAAGGTGTAACCACGCCAGGGAAGCATCAGGACCAAGAACGTATGTCGACCCTGCAATTCTCCTCAGATCAGGCAATCTCGCTTATACAGTCCGGTAGAGGATATTGGCGGTACATACAAGAGGATCAGGGGATTCGCTTTGTAACCCGATACGATTACAAGACGCGATTTTATTTCCTGGGAAAATGGTTTGATCGTATGATATTCAGGCCACTGATGGGCTGGGCGACAGCACTCAGCTTTGATGTTCTTAAGATTTGGCTTGAAAAAGGAATCCCTCCGAAAGTATCTTATCGGCAGCTGCTTATTCATGCGATCGTTACCTTTGGTCTGATGTTTACCTGGATTTATCATGGATTGGTCCCGAAGCTGCTCTCGCAGGATGCTCAAGAGCTTGCTCTGTTAAAGGGGATCATCGGTTCGGAGGCGAATGCGGTGCTCTTGCTGCAGGTGGCGGGGCTGCTGGAAATTGCTGTTGGGATCTTATGCCTCTTATTTCACAGGCGAAAGGCGCTCTACATAATCAACATTGCAGCCATGCTGCTTCTCGCTATCGGCGCAGCAATCTCAGATATAACCGTCTTCCTTGCGCCGTTTAATCCAGCCACTTTAAATATGGCGGTTTGTTTGCTTGCCTGGATCGGCGGTATGACACTCGCCCATCTTCCATCCGCAGGGCACTGCATCCGCAAGCAGCCATGA